A region of Ictalurus furcatus strain D&B chromosome 1, Billie_1.0, whole genome shotgun sequence DNA encodes the following proteins:
- the LOC128606556 gene encoding hyaluronan synthase 1-like: MDIKPLFRKLGIGVRIFFTFLFALLVLGLVLWAYIAHVNLLASQYGIIAFGFYGLLLCFHLLVQSIFAFVEHRRMRTRKEACSYTKAVGFTISAYQEDPKYLRDCLESVKALCYPPELLRIVMVVDGNTEEDRYMMEMFQEIFADQDPSCYVWQNNYHTHPAGMDPQEDTQRRKVEEIIRTKRCVCIMQKWGGKREVMYTAFKALGSSVDYIQVCDSDTKLDPLATVELVKVLESNTRYGAVGGDVMILNLKDSYISFMSSLRYWMAFNVERACQSFFDCVSCISGPLGLYRNDLLQQFLEAWYNQTFLGRHCTFGDDRHLTNRILSMGYATKYTARSKCYTETPSQFLRWLNQQMRWTKSYFREWLYNAMWWHKHNLWMTYESIVAGIFPFFVTATMIRLFWVGTLWNILWVLCCIQLIGLIKAAYACILRQNFVMMFMSLYSALYMTSLLPTKYFAMITINKSSWGTSGRRKLVGNYMPLLPLSIWAAILLSGLSYTIYRESNQDWNSAAKKEEIKYLIYGAVAYVSYWFIMVFVYWMWVRRLCRKRSQGYNVNV; this comes from the exons ATGGACATCAAACCACTTTTTCGGAAACTAGGCATAGGTGTACGAATCttctttacatttctttttgccCTCCTAGTACTTGGACTGGTACTATGGGCTTACATTGCCCATGTAAATCTTTTAGCATCCCAGTATGGCATTATAGCCTTTGGCTTTTATGGTCTTCTGCTATGTTTTCATCTACTGGTCCAGAGTATTTTTGCCTTTGTGGAGCACCGGCGGATGCGTACCCGAAAAGAAGCTTGTTCCTACACCAAGGCTGTTGGTTTTACCATCTCTGCTTACCAGGAAGACCCAAAGTACCTTCGGGACTGCTTAGAATCAGTTAAGGCACTCTGTTATCCACCTGAGTTGCTCCGGATTGTCATGGTGGTGGATGGTAATACAGAAGAAGACCGCTACATGATGGAGATGTTCCAGGAAATTTTTGCAGATCAGGATCCCAGCTGCTATGTGTGGCAGAACAATtaccacacacacccagctgGGATGGATCCCCAGGAAGATACCCAGCGCAGGAAGGTGGAAGAGATTATAAGAACCAAGCGATGTGTTTGCATTATGCAAAAGTggggaggaaagagagaagtgATGTACACAGCATTCAAGGCACTGGGCTCTTCAGTGGACTACATACAG GTGTGCGATTCAGACACAAAGCTGGATCCCCTGGCAACAGTAGAACTGGTCAAGGTGCTTGAGAGTAACACAAGATATGGTGCTGTGGGTGGCGATGTGATGATCCTTAACCTGAAAGACTCATACATCAGCTTCATGAGCAGTCTGCGATACTGGATGGCTTTTAATGTTGAGAGAGCATGCCAGTCATTTTTTGACTGCGTCTCTTGCATTAGTGGCCCCTTAG GGCTGTATAGGAATGACCTACTGCAACAGTTTTTGGAAGCTTGGTACAACCAAACATTTCTTGGCAGACACTGCACTTTTGGAGATGATCGTCATCTTACGAATCGCATACTGAGCATGGGCTATGCTACCAA GTACACAGCTCGCTCAAAGTGCTATACAGAGACACCATCCCAGTTCCTCCGTTGGTTGAACCAGCAGATGCGGTGGACCAAGTCATATTTTCGTGAGTGGCTCTACAATGCTATGTGGTGGCACAAGCATAACCTTTGGATGACCTATGAGTCCATTGTGGCTGGAATCTTCCCCTTCTTTGTAACAGCCACCATGATCCGACTGTTCTGGGTGGGTACGCTTTGGAATATCCTGTGGGTCCTTTGCTGCATTCAATTAATTGGGCTGATTAAGGCAGCCTATGCCTGCATCTTGCGACAAAATTTTGTGATGATGTTCATGTCTCTCTATTCTGCCCTATACATGACAAGTCTTCTGCCCACTAAGTATTTCGCTATGATTACCATAAATAAGAGCAGTTGGGGCACTTCTGGCCGCCGTAAGCTAGTGGGAAATTACATGCCTCTCCTTCCCCTGTCAATATGGGCAGCCATCCTGCTGAGTGGTTTAAGCTACACAATCTACAGGGAAAGCAATCAGGACTGGAACTCAGCTGCAAAAAAAGAGGAGATCAAATATTTGATCTATGGTGCTGTGGCATATGTCAGTTACTGGTTTATAATGGTCTTCGTATACTGGATGTGGGTTCGTAGACTGTGCCGAAAACGTTCTCAGGGTTACAATGTGAATGTGTAG